The sequence CATTCCCTACGCTATTGTACATCGAACGGATCAACAGAGCACCGTCTCCCACGGAAGCTATGCCAAACCCACCTTGTAAGGGCGTATGAGGCCGCATTTGCGTTGTCGGTACCACGGCGTGCAATGAAGAGCAAAACTTCGTGAAGGGGCAACAGTGCATCCCGCCGAACACACTACTCAATGGAAACaaaggaaaaaagaagaatTACGCGTGTCTTCAAGGGAGATCAGGTCATCCCTCGTATGAAAAAAATATTCTGCGATCTCGCGGCCCGATTCACCAAAAGGGCCAGCTATCGGCAATATCGTTAAATGGGTTCCACAGACCGCCAATCCACACGTCGTGCTGGTTACAAAGAACCGGCAATGTAGCGTTTAGCTTCGACGAGTACGTTTTCTTGGTTTGTCCTTCTGTGAAGACGCATTCTTGGACAACATCCGTTCTGCAGCCGTCCGTCACTCATTCAACATGGTTTCTTTCAAAAATGCTGCGACGGGGAGCTGCTATCCTATCGAGAACGCCCCTGTTTCCGTGAGCCATCCCTCAAGCGAGCGAcgctcttctccgcgagGAGCGTCCCTCGCTTATCATGTCACGCGGGATTAGCAGCTGTTCGCAGATCAGGTGACGACTCGCCGCTCGTTCTCTGCTCATTATTGCGTTGTCTGCAAATGCAGGCACCTGATAATACGAACTCCGCAGGCTTCAGGGTCATAAGATACTACTCCGCACCATAAAGAATTAAACTCGCACGTTGCTGAAGAAGAGCTTGAGGGAACTCTGTGTAGAGATGCCGCAGGGTCGTTTTGCCAGCAACACTTGAACTCGCGTGCACGCTTCTGGCGCAGTATTATTCCCACAGAAAAATAAGGTTTCACACGTGAAGGACAGTTGGCTCTTCTGATTCGAAACGCCAACAACCGGCAAATCCAGGGCAGGGATGCTGCCCATGTTGCCATTATCCGGCCTTACCAAGCTCGGCTGGTGACCACTCTGTCCAAGTGTCGAAATGCCTCCTCATGAACTTCGGTTGGCGGTGCTACTCTGCAACGGCCTCGGAAACTTCAGCTCGAGAACGCAGCCTAGCAACCACCATCTGGCGGAAGCAGTTTTCTCAGGAGAAAGGGCCGACATCTTCGCTCAGATCCTCGGCAGCACAACTAAGCACGTCTCACTTCCAAGTTGCTCCTGCCGAGGCGGTGGAGAAGGTGCTGCCACGTTCAGGTGCTTCACCGGTGGCGCGGGTCCATTAAAGAGTCTGGCGTCCCAATACACAAAAACTCGATTCTTATCGCCGCTGAGATTGGATGCTGTCTCCACGGGCAAGCATTCGTTCTCCTTCGCCCCCTACATGCAcgtctctgcggctttcCAATCTGTTACCTCCACCGTCGCGCGGTGCTAAGATTATCTCTTCGTCTCTACAGTTAGAGTTGTCTTGATCACTTCTGGAAGTCCTCGCTGGAGTCCCGGCCGCAGCAGACCCGCTTCCGCCATTTTGGCTTTTGCTACaagcgccgcctgctccACGGCGTCTCCAGCGCCACCTGTGAGGCTCTCCCCCAGCCGTGTTCTTGAGGCGACGGCACGCCCGCGGGCTTGCGTAGAGAGTCAtcgcgggaggcgcgtcaTTGTCGCCACGATTAACTGGCCAAAAACCTTCTGCCAGATACTGCTGATAAACGCTCTTCGCATACTCAAGCACGATACGGTGGCCTTCTTCATCCCTTTCTGCGTCGCACTGCTTACAACGGAATCGCCGAGGGAAGTTTACCGTACCGCATTTGGTGCATTTCCAGTTCCCTCGACAACCGGCAACCAAGCCACGCGATCCTGCGAAACAGAGGGGGTCCCCGTATATTTTCAAGAATGACGAGGGATTTTTCAAGTTCTCAGGTGGCACCAGCACGCGGGGTGCGGCGAAATGCAGCCCACCACCAAGTACCGGTCCTGACTGTCCACGGCGTGTCCCTCCCGACGTTTGGCCACCAGAGCTGCTCCTTGACGCGCAGATAGAGCCCACATCGGCGGTTGTCGTCCTACCATCCTCCAGAACTCGCCCGTTTACTATCACACCGCCTCCTTTGGAAGAGCCTGACAAGACCCGGGCACTGCTGAAACCTTTGGCAGCTGCTCTTTTCGCTTCGCACGACAGCAACGCGATTTGTAGAATCTCAGCGGTACGGTCGAGAGGAGAGTCCTCGCCTAGAGATATGAACTCGTCAACGATGGTAAGGACAGTTTTCTGTGCCACTTCGCACACAATGCTCTCCATCACGCCTATGAACAGTCGCCGTCCGGCGCTTCGACTGTTGGAGGACGGCTAATGCATGCGATTCCGAAATGGGCGGTGACCGACGATCCAATCCGTGTATTCTCATGCGCCGAGGTTTTGAACCGCCCCGACGCACACATCACGATATTTCTTCGCGTCACCAAGACGTGCGTTCGCGTTTTGTTGTTCGCTGACGTGGACGAGTGAAGAACACGCAGCGGGAACGCCTCGGCGAGCGATCCCTCGCAAGCTGAAGAGGCTGTCCGGCGGACACTGTCGCAACTGCAGTGCGTGTGGAAGCTGGAAGCCGGAGTAAGCCTGCAGATGGGAGCCGGTGCAGAGAGACACTCGACTCCGCGCTGGGGGCGACAGCTTCTGCACTCCGTGCGTTTTCTGTTCGCACGTCTGAAGCGGATTCCACCAGTCCAAGGACTGTGACTTGCTGCACGTTCTGAGAATAAATGCCACGCCCCATATCAAGATTTCTACTAGGGTATGCCGACCCTGTGCTGCCAAACAATGAAGTCTGCCTTAGACTTGCGACTTTGACACGAGCCTTTCACCTTGTGTCCAGCTGGAATACTGACCTGCCCGAGGTCCACCGCGTATGATGGACTGCGACCACCTTTGTGGAACATCCCCCAGGACAGCGCACTCGTAAGTGGCCGGCCTACAGCATTTGAAGGAAAAACCAGACGATGACTTCTGCCGGTGGAAGGCCTTTGGGAAAGCGCAGTCGCCAAAAACAAGTCTTGACGGAGTACGAGTACGGCGTCCTTCGGTCAGCGGTGCACGGCGCCTACGACCGCAAACGCAGACAGCACAGGAGACAGACACGTACTACTATGCATCTTTCTGGATAGCGTTAAGGGCGCCGCTAGTTCCGAGCCGCGGTATCCCGTATTCCCGCAGTGGCGCGCTCCTGGAGAGGGGCCTACAGGACAGAACCTCTTGGGCTGCACATGTGCATCATTCCTAGAGACATAGGGTACTGCAACTAGGGCAAATATGCACGCGCTGGATTCCCCATGCAACAACAACACTGAGAATTGGAATCCGCGTGGATCGAAAC is a genomic window of Besnoitia besnoiti strain Bb-Ger1 chromosome IV, whole genome shotgun sequence containing:
- a CDS encoding hypothetical protein (encoded by transcript BESB_054610), whose amino-acid sequence is MESIVCEVAQKTVLTIVDEFISLGEDSPLDRTAEILQIALLSCEAKRAAAKGFSSARVLSGSSKGGGVIVNGRVLEDGRTTTADVGSICASRSSSGGQTSGGTRRGQSGPVLGGGLHFAAPRVLVPPENLKNPSSFLKIYGDPLCFAGSRGLVAGCRGNWKCTKCGTVNFPRRFRCKQCDAERDEEGHRIVLEYAKSVYQQYLAEGFWPVNRGDNDAPPAMTLYASPRACRRLKNTAGGEPHRWRWRRRGAGGACSKSQNGGSGSAAAGTPARTSRSDQDNSNCRDEEIILAPRDGGGNRLESRRDVHVGGEGERMLARGDSIQSQRR